Genomic segment of Catharus ustulatus isolate bCatUst1 chromosome 3, bCatUst1.pri.v2, whole genome shotgun sequence:
GGCAGAGCTTTATCTTTCCACACTTTGCTCTTTGGCTGATGGCCCAGCTGCTTTAATTACCCCAGGCTTTCCTCAGTGCAaatcctctgtgctgctgtgcaatTCCTTCTTCAGCAGGCTCTGATCTGTCAGCCAGgatttccagcacagcaggaaaacaaaacacctgGCAGAGCAGGTGCCATTATTTGTCATTTTGTTCACTCTTTGGAATACACCACACCCAAGGATGTTTCCAGCATTTAAAAGCTGCTCTGACCCATCCTACAAGAGCTTTTGTATCTGAGGGCACCCAAATGAACATCACAGCCCAACAAAGGGAGGAGGGAATTGGAGTCAGGCTGTAACTCACTGAGCAGCTACTAAAAATCCTGGAATATAAACTGTGATACAGGCAGAGCCAAGAAGCCATGGAGTTTGCAGCAGGTTATTGTTTGGATGGGAAGAGGACAGTGGATTTATTCATGTTTAtgtggcagggagcagcagccataAAGCACTCAGGCACATAAACTCACTTTTGGCTTCCAGGTTGATTCCAGACCAGAATCCTTCTGGGGACTTCTGGGATGAGAGCTCCTTTATGGGATGCCAGAAGAcaagagctgtcccagcacccACACCACAATCCCCAAATTGGAATTTTATCCTCATTGTTGCTGTTGTTCCATGAGCACAACTCACTGAAAAGTGCAATTTccatcagctccagcagcacaggatggggctgggatgtccTCCTGAATGTGGCCAAATAAAAAGGAATCTTCCCCAAACACACAATTTTCCCTCCAGGTGGCAGAGCCAGCCAGGGACAGATCCCAGATGGGTTTCTGAGGAATTTCCTTTTGCTCCTAGACTTCAATTTCTGGGTTCTAATTGCTGGAAtctttttttaatcccaaatcctgctttaCCTGGTCCATGTCTCACACCCATCATtccacccagagcagcagagaactGCAGCCATGGGCAATGTCATGTCCTTCAAAACTTGATTTATCCCAAGGCTTTTAATTGCTTCAACAaaatccaggaggaaaaaatgcttcCATCAATAATTACTGCCAAACACATGGTTGGGATGAATCCAGACTGCCAGAACCACCTCCCACAAGCCACAGTATGGGCTGGGAATTAAGGACCAGCATGTGTTAGAAATTATGGAGATCACATAAATGAGTCACAATTCCAAACAATTCCTTTTTATAAACTTCCAATAAAATCAACCTAATTAATACCAGTGTTTGAAACCAATTTGCTTTGTCACCTGCATTCAGAGCAAGAGGAAAATGAGCCCTGTTGGAAAGAATTATCCAGTTTGTGGCTGTTCTGAAGCTTTTCTTATTCCctctcagctctgtcctgtcaCAGCCCAAGGTGGGGTTGTCCCTTGTCACACAGATAAGCCAGGCTCCCATAAGCTGAGCTTATGGATCAAAGCCATGATCAGGTTGGAAATGGAACTTCCCTGCTTTCAATATTGAGAACAAAACCCATTTCTCTTCCCTCCAGGAAGCTCAAACccctcagagctcagctcaAATGAGCATTCAGGAAGCTGAAGACTTTGCTGAACTGTTTGGATATTTTATCAGTGTTCAGAAGAGAAGCTTCACCAGATTTTCCACCTTTCTGCTGTTAGAAAATCTGGGAATAGgtgaaaacagcatttctgtgaaCTCACATGGAGACATGGATGTTTCAGTGAGCAGGTGTGGCtttctctctgtgcctcagtttccctctaGTGCCCTTAGCTGATGGTCCTTTGGCCAAtttgaggagaaggaaaaacatccTCACTTTTCCTAACAGGACTAACACAGATTATTTGTTAAGTAAAGGCTTTAAAGAAAAGGCAGTGTCTGAAAACTGATTTCCCCCCTGATTTTCTCATAGGCTCTAAAATGAGATCCCCTCACTGCCATCAGGGAAAAGCTCCATCCTTTCTGATTCCAGGGATTGTGGaggcaggacaaggggaaacaaACTGCAGCCCTTGGTTCTGAACCCAGCTACTCCACCACCTGTTCTCAATGGCTTTTCTCAGGAGATGAACCTTTtccaaaatccaggaaaagCCAGGTGCTGCTTTTTGGAGAGGGGAGCACtcccagcaggtcagggagACCCTCAGGCTTTGTCATCATCAATTTTTGATTTTATGAAAATGGGTTTGATAAGGGAGCAGCATCTGCTTCCTCAGCAGAGCCAGGTGAGGAAGGGGAAGGTTCTGTGGGGAAAAGGGGCAGGACACTGCTCAGGGGGTGATGGGCTGCCAgcccaccccaaaatttgggagtAAACCATCCCCTTCTCCTTGAGAGCTGCAGTGTCTTTGATGATCGATCCACAGAGCTTGGGGAGgcacctgggagctgcagcagacaTGCAGCAACAAGCAGTGATTAaaacctctctgctgctcctcatccctTTCTCTGCCCTCACATCCAAGAGGAACTTTCCTCTTTGTAACCCCCTCATGTCCCTCACAGCTGCCTCTCTGATGTCCCAATGCCCCACGAGGTCCCTGCTGTTCCAGCAAacacacatttccttttttcctctctatttaATCCCCAATTTCCTGACCTCAGTGAGTCCTGCTcgctccttccctcctgtgccagcGGATCCATCCGTGCCTTGTGGCACAGCATCGACTTATGGCCACCCTGGGAGCCAAGGCTGTCTCCACAAATAAGGCAGCCTGTGCAGAATGCACAATCAAATGGCTTTGCACAGCACAACTGCTCCAGCAGGACAGATAAAAGCCTGGCAAGAAAGGAAATGCAGATATCCAGGCTCTGGGACTTTATGGGAAGAAGGGCAGAGCTTGCAGTGAAGTGGATGTCAGCACTCAGCTCCATCACAACAAAGTCACAGAGGATGAAAAGCAGGtgacaacaaaaggaaaaaatagagaaaatccACCCACATCCATCCCAGTGCATGGAATAATTTGGGGATGTTTGGTATTCTGTTGGTGTTTAAACAGGTCACAATCCAAAccctggaagcagcaggaatgcaGCCCTGGAAAATCAGTGtgggttttgctgctgcactgcccctGGAGCCaggtcctgtcctgctgcttttgTCCCCCAGCAGTTGTGACAGGGAGAGTTTGAGATGCACAGGCAGCTTCTGTGGGGAGGTTTAATGCCCCTGCGACACCTTCAGGCTTTCCCATGTGACAAAACCCACCCAATtatgtccccagcagcaggcaaGGATACTTCCCTCCCTCGATTTTCCATTCCAATGCCCCAACCACTCTTCCTTCTGGTCACCAACCCCATCAGCTGCATCCTGAACTGATGGGatttggagagctggggctaCAGGAAgcttttctctgtggaaaagccatcacaaagcagcacaggacaTGGGGAGAATGAAGGGCTGGGTGTGGGTAGCAGCAGTGAGCGTGTTGGAGTTAATATTCTGAGCACTGCTTGTTCCATTAGCATCCTGTCTTCACACATGGCTGCATCTCAGCTCAGGCCCTGCAGTGACAAGCATCTGGATTTTAGGATTCACAGGTAAACTAAGCAGCAAATTtgttccttcctctgctgctacacaacagaaaaaaaacacaaatggaGATGGCAAAACTCCCAGGGATTTCAGGCTCTGTGGACAGCAGGTGGTGCTGCAAACCTGAGAGCAGCACCCAGGCATTTCTGAGGAGCATCTAAAACTCACAAACCTTGGGCTCACAAACCTGGGATacactgctgggaatggggagcacTGAATCCAGACTGTTCAACCCAGAAATGGGGCAAATCTCCTGTGGGAAGGGCTCAgtgctgagggacagggatTTTCTCAGCTGATTTTTGTGAATTGTTCCTTCTGGAGTTCCCTGCTCCCATAAGGAATCCAGGAGCTCAAAGCAAAGTTGGGTTTTTCCTGATTTGGAACAcaaggcagggaaaagcaggataaATAAAGCTGGGACTCACCAAAGAGTTTCTGCAGAAAAGCACAAATCACATCACCAAGGAAGGGTTTGTTAAATTCTAAATTACCAAGCTGAACCAGACCCTGAGCTGGTATTTAGGCAAAGCTCccaggaaggaaaaggattGATTGAAATGGTGTTGATCAGCATGGAGGATTTCACTCTGGATCACACATACCACAGCTTATTTCAAGCTGCTGGGTTAGTTTGGGAGGTTGGTGCTGCTCTGATCAGAAAACCAAGCTTGAGGGCCCAGCTGCTTGCTGAAGGACAAGCAGAGAAGCTCATTCTGCCACCATGGCCACCAGCCTGACCAGGTCctgtccttctcctcctcctcctctcagcCAAAAGCATCACTACAGATCCTGCTGAGCTCCTTAaaacagagacaggaaaaaCCCTTGGAGAGTCCTCAAGCTTCAgagccagctcagcacagcacaaagagGAGGGACAGTCAGGACAGCACTCCCTGCCCATGATTAATAAATGCCATGTGGAGGGACCTgtgtgcagccaggcagggctgcagaccCGGATTTGCCATTTTCCACAGATGATTCCTTTCTAAACAAGCAGCTAAATGGAATGAGCCCTCTCAGCCAGCCACCaggccagcagaaaaggactTTACAGCTCTGCAAGTGGCTGCAGGGATCAAAGGCAGCGACTTATTGTGGAACAAAGCTGGAGGAAGGGATTAGTCACTGCTGGCAgccacagagctggcactgaaCCCAGCCTAAGTGCTCAGAGATGcctccagcactcccagcccacCTCAGCCCCGAGCAGGAGGAGAAACCAAACTGCtgcagggcttttccagcctcacaaacccagcagagggacaggagctgcaaGTGCTGGCTGTCATTTCTTAGAATGTGAGCAGAGGTTGTGAAAATAATGCTTTGGGCTAAATAAGGTTTAGcctcaaatcacagaatcccagaaggATTTGGGTGGGAAAATACATTAAAGCTCACCCCtgtcatggacagggacacctcccactgtcccaggctgctccaaagcCCAACCAACCCCCtctggaacatttccagggatccaggggcagccccagcttctctggacagcaAAGTTCAGCAGTGGCTGTGatgtggctgctggagctggaacagTCACACTCCTCCCATCCTGGGGAGTTCTCCTAAGGCAGTGCTAGAGACACAGACACTTGGGGAAAAGTCAGTTTGGGAGCTTGGCAAACAACATTTCTCATTCACAGCCTTTGGGTTTTGCTGCAATACTGATTAAAGTGAGAGGGGAAGAGTTTTTACAGCTTTGAATGTGAGGGGAAAGTGCCTACATCAGttccaggggcagccctgaGTGACTACAAACAACTCCACATTACTTGGATTTCCACCTACTCACttcaggctggggacagggacagaataTTTGATCAGACTCCAGCACAGCTTAGGAATCTTTCTGACATTTTAGTAAATTATGCCATCTATATTTAAGtcaaaaggggtttttttaaaaaaatcaaatatattcTGTAGCCCTGTTTATCTCGTTATCCATGAAAGATTCAAAGTTCCAGTGCAGCTTTGAGCTTGGCTCTTGATTAATTCCCAGCCCACCAGGGAAAAGAAATCTGCTTGGGAGGACAACCCCCAAATCACAGCCAAGCAGGGTGGTTTGCAAAGGAAATTTCAAGGAATTCACCAATAAATAAAGTTGATATATGGAGTAAGGAGAAGTCCAACTctcatggcctcctctggactctctcttTCTGATGCTGGATTTTCTTCAATAACCTCCTGGTTTCAGGTGCTTTGATCCTGGATCATGCTGGCACAGGTgtgatgctgctcctgggagTCAGGTGGTGCCTGGACCCACTTCAAtcacaccccaaatccaccctcaTCCCCTTTGTTTCCCCACAAAGCTCTGTGCTTTGGGGACCTGAACATGGAGCAATTCCTTGCATCCCAAAGTTTCTGGGAAGGTTTTTGTTCCACAGAGATAGAGCACCACAGATCTGAGAGAATTGGATATTCCCCAtcaaaagaggtttttttcccttgtaagGAAATCAGaatcacagctcctgcccatcccacatccccacCTGCCTCTTGCACTTCTCAGCCAGAAAGGCTCAAGCAGAGCCTCAAAGTTCCTGTCCCCCTTTTCCAGAGCAGACCTTGGGATTTCTCACTGTCTGATGAAGCCCAGGGAAGTTTTCCATCATTGCCACATCCTTGTACAAATGGGACAAACTCCCACCAGGATTAAACAGCCAGTCTGGAGATGGGCTTAGCAACACTGAGGTGGATGTCTGGAGATGCTCAGGATTAACCCTCCTGTGAGAAAGCCCAGATTTGGGCTCTGTTAAAAACTGGGATTtagaagaaggggaagaaagcaGAGCTAGAATCAGACCAACCCCTTCAGAAAGGAGCTCTGGCACTTGGCCACGAGCACAGTGTCACCATCCACCATCCCCAAGCAGGAACACCACAATTCCCTCCTCTGGAACCAACATTCCCCCCTCCCAGAGCGTGGCTGGGAGGTGACACAAAGCAACTCTGCTGTGTCAAGTCCCCAAAAAaccagcagggctccagcacaACAGATGTGCAGATGAGAGCCAGGTACAAAAAGCCATTATCTTCCATCAACTGCAATGCATTTTTCCTTCACAAATAACACCCATTAGCAGCTCCAAGGAGAACAATCCCCTCTCCTAAGGAGAACCGGTTTTTTTGGCAGACACAATACAAAGATTTTGTAGAACTCGCAGGTTTAAAAGGACTAATGTGAAAGATTATTTCGCAATTAACCAAGCAATTTTCTCTCCTCATTGTTCCCGGACCATAAGGGGGTTTTTAAATGTGAGCAGAAGGATTTATTCAtcacaataataataaaaggaaatatgaaATCAATGAATCTCTTTGCATGCAGCATAAAGCTCACATTGCTATTAAGCTCAGTAGCATCCTGTCACATAAACCACACGCAGTTTGTGTATTTAAGCACCATctccctcttttatttttcccttccctgatTTGTAAGGCATTATCCTTCCATTTGTCCTCTAAGCACAACCAGATTCAGAGCACTCAGTTCTTGTTAgtggctctgctcccctgctctctttatatttcattttaattgttAGCAATGGCCAGTGAAGAAAGTTATGCTGGGATGGCAAGGAAGTcctaaaataaatcaaaatttggggagaaCTCACTCCTTACAAGTCAGTGCCCAAGTGAGTACATTTTCATGGGTCTGAAAATGAATGTTGGTTTTTGAAGGTGTCACTTCTTCAGTttggctggggaaaaaaaaaaaaatcgaccCAAATACATGCAAAAAGTCAGCTCCAACCTTGGGAGCATGGAAGCTCTCACAGGCACGTCAGCCTTGGCTTGTAATGCCTGCTCTTGTAATATAAAGTGAGAGGTGAGTTTTGAGGCCTTTGCAGTCAACACTAATTCAGTGGGTCcctcttttgttttaataaaaaattcatcTGGCAAAGTGCAGAAACAGCTCCTACTTAGCTATTTATAAGGTGTCAACTGTCCTGACAGGGAGGCACTGAAAGAGCCTAAGCAAAGATTTCCAACCAGCAGCAATCTTCAGCTTTAAGCACCAAAATCCACATGAGTCTCCTCAAAAGTGATTCTGCTGAGTGCTAAATACCTGGCACCTCTTGTTTTTACGAGGTACACACACCTTCAACCACGCCCTGAGCTGCCACAGGGCTCCAACATGCAAACCCCACCATGAACAAACCCACGGCAGCCACACCTTACCATGATTGGGACGCCAATGTCCGGCCACAAGAGATCCTCGGAGGGAAGCTTGGGAGAGTTCCACACCACCACAACTTTATTTAAGTAGGGGAGGCCATTGAGCCTTTCCAGGGAGTTCATCAGCACTTCCTCCCGCTCGTAAGTCAACATCACCACCGTGAACTGCTCGCGCGGGACGTTGCCGCCCAAAGCAGcctggaattccttcccagagCCGCCTGCTCCTCCGCCAATGGGTCGAAATCCAgtcccagaccccaaaaacttGGCTTCTGATGGTAAAACGGGGTCAAAGGGAGTGTAGGGGAAGAGGTGGAAAGGCCCTGGTGCAGAATTCCAATTCCTGTAGATATCCATGGCGGTGAGGGTGAAATTGCGGAGATATTTGGGAGAGGCGTAGGGCGGTTCCGTCTCCACGGGCCCCAGGTCCAGGTCACCATTGTCTGCCATGTTGGGGTCTGTACCAGCAGCTTTGCCAGAGCGGTGGGGGATCTCCACGGCGGGCTCTTCTCGGATGGGAGCGGCTGGGATTTGGATTCGAGTCCTTATGATGGCCAAGACTGTGCTGAAGACGTTGTCGGAGGTGGAGAAGTAGGTTTCCCACAAGAAGCGGCCCTGCCTCCTCATGGCGAGGAGGTCGTTGTCAGAAATGCTTCTCAGAAGAAAGTGCACTTCTGTGATTCGTGGCTTTGGTATGATTAAGGCTGCCTCGTTCCACCGGATCACGTCGTTGTAGGGTAGCTGGACTTGCTCTCCGAGAACCACCGGGATGGCCCCGACCTCCAGGGCCTCGAACAGTCTCATGGCACACCCGGCGGAAATCACCAAACGGGTGTCGCCGGGGGTGATGATCAGTGCAAAAGTAGAAAGCTTCAGTAGCTCTAGTCTGTCGTCCCTTTCTCCACACAGAGCCCACTCAGTGGGCAGACTCGCCTTAGGCTGGTTCTTACAGGTGAACTCCACCAGAACAAAGTCCAGCTTGCTGTCCTGAACGGCCTTCAGGGTGGTGATGATCCGGTCGTCGTAGTCGGCCGGCGCGTTGCCTTCGATCTCCTCTTCGAAAGAGCGAACCTCCTGCAGGCTGGAGCGCAGAGACTCGATCTTCTCCCCCTGGAAACTGAACAGGTACTTACGCTTGACCGGCACCTGGGGAGGGATTTCCAGGAAGTTGGGCTCGGACATGGCGTGGACCAGAGGGGACACCACGATGTCAAAGCCCGGTCGATACTGGGCGTCGTAGAAGGTGGACTGGGCGATCATGGCGCGCCCCGTGCTGATGTTGTAGAGGAAGTTCTGAGTCTCCGACTTCCTCGACAGGTTGATGATGAGATGGTTGTGCCCATCAGTCCTCCAATACGGCAAAGAGTGCAACTGTTGCTCTAGTTCAGTAGGTTTTGGCATTACGGGCTCTTGCATTTCCCCCACTAAAATTATATACACACAagcaatatttgcattttcagtaaCATAAACATTAGTTCTCACAGTGGCCTCAAAGGCCTGTTTAATTAAAGGGTCTAAGGAGCTACCAAAAGGGAAATCGTCACTGTTGTAGACATAGACCGGAAAGCCAGACGTCAGCGGGCAGCGCGAGTAGTCGAAGCAGTTGTGCAGCCTGCAGTTCCTGTTGGATTTCGGCAGCGGGAAGCTCGCGTCGTCCTTGTCCGGCAGCAGCCGGATGGGCAAGGAGAGCTTGGGCTGGTTCTGCGCCATCAGCTCCTTGTAGGAATGCTCAGTCTGACTGATGACgttcttcagctgcagcaggtcctGCTTGGCATTCTCAATGCTCTTCTTGCAGGCCTCGATCTTCAGGTTGAGCTTGGCAATCTCGCTGTTGAGCTCCTGCCGCTTGGCCtcgagctggagcagctcctcgCTGACGGACTCGCGGATGCGGCACAGGTCCTGCACGTGCTTCACCTCGCACAGCTCGTTGCCGGTGCGCGGGCCGAAGATGCGCTTGCCGGCATCGTCCGCGTCGTCGATGGTGGTCAGGTAGTAGTGGGCGATGAGGGGGAAGAAAACGAGGATGACGAAGAGGGTGAAGCTGAGCCAGGTGAGCCGGATCCGACTGGACCACCTCAACACCCAGGGCTGGCCTCCGTTCCCCACTCCCCCATTGCGCAACATCGTATAGCCAGTCATGAGTTCCGAAGCCGCCGCGCGCGCAATCACGTCGGGTCAGTAGCCATAACCAAAAGAGTTTTTACGGCGAGGGAAGCGTCGCTGCGCCCGCTCAACGAGAAGCCGACGGAAGGGGAATTTCATCTTCCTGCCGTGCCGGCGGCTCTTCCGATCCCGCTGGACTCGATCGTTGACCTCGCTGCCCGCCCTCGGTCCGCGGGCAACCTTTGCTGGAAGTGTCACAGCGTTGTCATGGCGATCCAGAGTCACAACGGGCAGAAGGAAAACACGGCGGGACCGAGCCAAAGTCCGCGGCTGCTGCCGACATCCCGCATTACCATGCCATGAAtatgcagaggcagcagccccCGAGCAGACGCGGCCAGGAGCGACTCGCGGCGCCGTCAGTCTCTCTCATCGCTGCTGGGAGGGTGCAGCTCTGCCATTCCTGCAAGAGAACAATCCCACAGTCAGgtaaaacaacccaaaacatGGTGAGATTTAAAACTGTCCTCTCTCAAAAGAACCTCTGGGGTGTTAGAGCCAAAATGAGATTTCAGGTtgttctttaaaatgctgtttattgtaccCAGATGTGGGTGTCAACCACAGCTGTGGGTTCATCTAAACCAACCCTAGTTCTGGTTACAATGCATTAGACACTTTTTTTGGTAGAGCATCTTAAAACATGACAACTGATTAATAGTTTTACTATTGCCCATAGCCTGTTATGACTACTAACATTATCATATTTATGTTACAATTTTACAATCACAAAAAGTTAATATATTACAGTTTAAGCTAGAAATTGTCTTTCAGTttttttgcagtggaaaatttttgagatt
This window contains:
- the EXTL3 gene encoding exostosin-like 3 codes for the protein MTGYTMLRNGGVGNGGQPWVLRWSSRIRLTWLSFTLFVILVFFPLIAHYYLTTIDDADDAGKRIFGPRTGNELCEVKHVQDLCRIRESVSEELLQLEAKRQELNSEIAKLNLKIEACKKSIENAKQDLLQLKNVISQTEHSYKELMAQNQPKLSLPIRLLPDKDDASFPLPKSNRNCRLHNCFDYSRCPLTSGFPVYVYNSDDFPFGSSLDPLIKQAFEATVRTNVYVTENANIACVYIILVGEMQEPVMPKPTELEQQLHSLPYWRTDGHNHLIINLSRKSETQNFLYNISTGRAMIAQSTFYDAQYRPGFDIVVSPLVHAMSEPNFLEIPPQVPVKRKYLFSFQGEKIESLRSSLQEVRSFEEEIEGNAPADYDDRIITTLKAVQDSKLDFVLVEFTCKNQPKASLPTEWALCGERDDRLELLKLSTFALIITPGDTRLVISAGCAMRLFEALEVGAIPVVLGEQVQLPYNDVIRWNEAALIIPKPRITEVHFLLRSISDNDLLAMRRQGRFLWETYFSTSDNVFSTVLAIIRTRIQIPAAPIREEPAVEIPHRSGKAAGTDPNMADNGDLDLGPVETEPPYASPKYLRNFTLTAMDIYRNWNSAPGPFHLFPYTPFDPVLPSEAKFLGSGTGFRPIGGGAGGSGKEFQAALGGNVPREQFTVVMLTYEREEVLMNSLERLNGLPYLNKVVVVWNSPKLPSEDLLWPDIGVPIMVVRTEKNSLNNRFLPWDEIDTEAILSIDDDAHLRHDEIMFGFRVWREARDRIVGFPGRYHAWDIPHQSWLYNSNYSCELSMVLTGAAFFHKYYAYLYSYVMPQAIRDMVDEYINCEDIAMNFLVSHLTRKPPIKVTSRWTFRCPGCPQALSHDDSHFHERHKCINFFVKVYGYMPLLYTQFRVDSVLFKTRLPHDKTKCFKFI